A region from the Salvia splendens isolate huo1 chromosome 15, SspV2, whole genome shotgun sequence genome encodes:
- the LOC121766543 gene encoding CASP-like protein 4A1, whose translation MVRKAALGFRVFGLLFCLVSFAVMAADRNQGWALDSFDRYKEFRYCISVNVIGFVYSGAQALDMSYNLATGKYMVHQQPKLRHYLNFAADQMIAYLLISASSSATIRIDNWQLNWGKDQFPDLATASVSMSFLAFVALAMSSLISGYVLCTSKTA comes from the exons ATGGTGAGGAAAGCTGCGttggggtttagggtttttggaTTGTTGTTTTGCTTGGTTTCATTTGCAGTAATGGCAGCTGATAGAAATCAGGGATGGGCTCTCGATTCATTTGATCGTTACAAAGAATTCAG GTACTGTATATCTGTGAATGTGATTGGATTTGTGTATTCTGGAGCTCAGGCTTTGGATATGTCATATAATCTGGCGACCGGAAAGTATATGGTGCATCAACAACCAAAACTCCGGCACTACCTCAACTTTGCAGCTGACCAG ATGATCGCTTATCTTCTCATATCAGCTTCCTCGTCGGCCACCATCCGGATCGACAACTGGCAACTGAACTGGGGGAAGGACCAGTTTCCAGATTTAGCAACTGCTTCTGTATCGATGTCTTTCCTCGCCTTCGTCGCCCTCGCAATGAGTTCTCTCATATCTGGCTATGTTCTCTGCACTTCCAAAACCGCATAG
- the LOC121769034 gene encoding protein KINESIN LIGHT CHAIN-RELATED 2-like codes for MPKLNEEGSNKENFAKEEEQHYVPRKEIFMERSPRSPLSKHSRPTSSVSRDSDSLDLAIDGAMDNTIEELYNNVCEMQSSDHSPSRRSYLSYGEESRIDSELHFLAGGEHGVVEVKRGVGSGSNGEREGKRVVAMGDSFGEKFRINPAGFSCGSPTSQSQVRHLSELPSEESKKVIRRSKTQNRRPPNGKQPNVKGVEKIGRASSLRAERGKVHTVAEENGGEARFLGPYLLKQARDMIATGVNPKKALDSAMRAKKSFEAWLGGEKTPDLDYVMCLHVVSALYCRMGKHDDAIPLLEKSIEIPAMDLGQNHALAKFAGCMQLGDTYAMLGQIENSILLYTAGLEIQRQVLGENDPRFGETCRYLAEAHVQAMQFDQAELLCRLALDIHKVNGSIASPEEAADRRLLGLICDSKSDYEGALEHYVIASMAMAANGQNADVAAIDCSIGDAYLSLLRYDEAICAYQKALSTFKGIKGDSHPSVASVFVRLADLYNKIGKFSDCKSYCESALKIYAKPAVRRPPEEVASGLVDISAIYESLNEPQQALQLLQRAIRAYGNAPGQQSVVAGIEAQMGVLYYILGSYVESYNALKNATTKFRLIGEKKSALFGIALNQMGLAAVQLFSINEAADLFEEARDILESECGPFHAETLGVYSNLAGTYDAMGRTTDAIEILEYIVLLREERLGTANPDVEDEKDRLAILLKEAGKSRTRKSRSLETLLVKNDAVHGSIIEVS; via the exons ATGCCTAAGTTGAACGAGGAGGGATCAAACAAGGAGAACTTTGCCAAGGAGGAGGAGCAGCATTATGTTCCTCGCAAggagattttcatggagagatcGCCTCGTAGCCCGTTGAGCAAGCACAGCCGTCCCACAAGTTCAGTGAGCCGCGACAGCGACTCTCTCGACCTAGCCATTGATGGGGCGATGGACAACACCATTGAGGAGCTCTACAACAATGTGTGTGAGATGCAGAGCTCGGATCACTCTCCATCCAGGCGCAGCTACCTCTCGTATGGTGAGGAGTCGCGCATCGACTCTGAGCTGCATTTTCTTGCTGGAGGCGAGCATGGCGTGGTGGAGGTGAAGAGGGGGGTAGGGAGTGGGAGTAATGGAGAGAGGGAGGGGAAGAGAGTAGTAGCCATGGGTGACAGTTTTGGAGAGAAATTTAGGATCAATCCTGCTGGTTTCAGCTGTGGCTCGCCTACATCACAGTCGCAGGTCAGGCACCTCTCGGAGCTGCCCTCGGAGGAATCTAAGAAAGTGATTCGGAGGAGCAAGACTCAAAACAGGAGGCCCCCGAATGGGAAGCAGCCTAATGTTAAGGGTGTTGAGAAAATTGGGAGGGCTTCTTCTTTAAGGGCTGAGAGGGGTAAAGTGCATACTGTGGCAGAGGAGAATGGTGGTGAGGCGAGGTTTCTTGGTCCGTATCTTCTGAAGCAGGCGAGGGACATGATAGCAACGGGGGTGAATCCTAAGAAGGCTCTGGACTCGGCTATGAGGGCTAAGAAGTCCTTTGAGGCCTGGTTGGGTGGTGAGAAGACGCCTGATCTAGACTATGTGATGTGTTTGCACGTTGTGTCCGCTTTGTACTGCAGGATGGGGAAACACGACGATGCCATCCCGCTTCTTGAGAAGTCTATTGAGATTCCTGCGATGGATTTAGGCCAGAACCATGCTCTTGCTAAGTTTGCTGGGTGTATGCAGCTGGGGGATACTTATGCGATGCTGGGGCAGATTGAGAACTCAATTCTTCTATACACTGCAGGTTTGGAGATCCAACGACAGGTGTTGGGGGAGAACGATCCAAGGTTTGGTGAGACGTGTAGGTATCTGGCTGAGGCACATGTGCAAGCAATGCAATTTGATCAAGCGGAGCTGTTGTGTCGTTTGGCTCTGGACATTCATAAGGTGAATGGATCAATTGCCTCACCTGAGGAAGCGGCGGATAGGCGGCTCCTTGGCCTCATTTGTGACTCCAAAAGCGATTACGAGGGTGCACTCGAGCATTATGTGATTGCAAGCATGGCAATGGCTGCCAACGGCCAGAATGCTGATGTTGCAGCCATTGATTGCAGCATTGGAGACGCGTATCTGTCTCTGCTCCGTTATGATGAGGCCATCTGCGCGTACCAGAAGGCACTCAGCACGTTCAAGGGAATCAAAGGCGATAGCCATCCATCCGTGGCATCTGTCTTTGTTCGTTTGGCTGATTTGTACAACAAGATTGGGAAATTCAGTGATTGCAAATCCTACTGCGAGAGTGCTCTCAAGATTTACGCCAAGCCAGCGGTGAGGAGGCCGCCTGAGGAGGTCGCGAGTGGTTTGGTGGATATATCTGCGATCTATGAGTCCTTGAACGAGCCTCAGCAGGCGCTGCAGCTGCTGCAGAGGGCAATAAGAGCTTATGGGAACGCGCCCGGGCAGCAGAGTGTTGTTGCAGGAATCGAAGCTCAAATGGGAGTGCTCTACTACATCTTGGGAAGCTATGTTGAGTCATACAATGCTCTGAAGAATGCTACAACGAAATTTCGCCTCATCGGAGAAAAGAAGTCCGCTCTCTTTGGCATTGCTCTCAACCAGATGGGGCTTGCCGCTGTGCAGCTGTTCTCAATCAACGAGGCTGCTGATCTGTTTGAAGAAGCTCGTGACATTCTCGAGTCCGAATGCGGGCCATTCCATGCTGAAACACTAGGAGTTTACAGCAATCTTGCAGGAACTTATGATGCAATGGGCAG AACTACTGATGCAATTGAAATCTTGGAGTACATTGTTTTGCTGAGAGAGGAGAGGCTTGGAACAGCGAATCCAGACGTGGAAGACGAGAAGGATAGGCTGGCTATACTATTGAAAGAAGCAGGAAAGTCTAGGACCAGAAAATCAAGATCACTGGAGACCTTGCTTGTCAAGAACGATGCTGTTCATGGAAGCATCATTGAGGTTTCCTAG
- the LOC121767682 gene encoding RNA exonuclease 4-like, translating to MDNRNKCAGCYRQFNKMEHLVEHMRISYHSNHEPLCAICHKHCRSFESLREHLIGPLPKAECERIFKDRGCDICLNVFSSRHALLHHRDKCHFSRRNNGYRMGIQDELRMDNTRGKVVSLACKMVGGGSDGSLDLCARVCLIDENENILFHTYVKPSLPVTNYRYETTGIRPEYLRDATPVRQVGRKIQDYLCNGEPIWQIRSRTGKARILVGHGLEHDLKCLEFEYPEFLIRDTAKYPPLMKTSKLSNSLKYLTKAYLGYDIQNGVQDPYEDCVAAMRLYKRMRAQDHRVESYPLASDQQNRNNFASWRQAELERMSPERMLDMSRSDYYCWCLDSK from the exons ATGGACAACAGAAACAAATGTGCAGGCTGCTACAGACAGTTCAACAAGATGGAGCATCTTGTCGAGCACATGAGGATTTCATATCACTCGAATCACGAACCCCTCTGCGCAATCTGCCACAAGCATTGCCGCTCCTTTGAGTCTCTCAGAGAGCATCTCATAG GGCCTCTTCCTAAAGCCGAATGCGAGAGGATATTCAAGGATCGAGGATGCGACATATGCCTGAATGTCTTCAGCAGCCGCCACGCTCTTCTCCATCACCGAGACAAATGCCACTTCTCCCGTCGAAACAAT GGTTATAGAATGGGGATTCAAGATGAGTTGAGGATGGATAACACAAGGGGGAAAGTGGTGTCTTTGGCTTGCAAAATGGTGGGAGGAGGCAGTGATGGCTCACTAGACCTCTGTGCAAGAGTCTGCCTCATTGATGAGAATGAAAACATCCTTTTCCACACCTATGTCAAGCCAAGCCTTCCTGTCACCAACTACAGGTACGAGACGACTGGCATAAGGCCGGAGTATTTGAGGGACGCGACGCCAGTTAGACAAGTTGGAAGGAAGATTCAAGACTACTTATGCAATGGGGAGCCGATATGGCAGATCCGGTCTAGAACTGGAAAAGCTCGAATCCTCGTTGGCCATGGCCTTGAACATGACTTAAAATGCTTGGAGTTTGAATACCCCGAGTTTCTCATTAGGGATACTGCTAAATATCCGCCATTGATGAAGACGAGCAAGCTGAGCAACTCGTTGAAGTATCTGACAAAGGCATATCTCGG ATACGATATTCAGAACGGGGTGCAGGATCCGTACGAGGACTGTGTTGCAGCGATGAGGCTTTACAAGAGAATGAGAGCACAAGATCATAGGGTGGAGAGCTATCCATTGGCTTCTGATCAGCAGAATCGGAATAACTTTGCTTCGTGGAGGCAAGCCGAGCTGGAGAGGATGAGCCCGGAGAGAATGTTGGACATGTCTAGATCTGATTACTATTGTTGGTGCTTGGACTCCAAATGA
- the LOC121766403 gene encoding L-aspartate oxidase, chloroplastic-like: MATSVASGSGQLHFQEAFLRGHGGRRAYTVRNIAVPLCMQKELSWCHGVSKGLQITKSNYFQPHIKGECNLRRTVIRSYLREGHNKYFDFAVIGSGVAGLRYALEVAKLGTVAVITKAEPHESNTNYAQGGVSAVLCPSDSVESHMHDTIVAGAYLCDEETVRVVCTEGPERIRELIAMGASFDHGEDGNLHLAREGGHSHRGIVHAADMTGREIERALLEAVRKDPNIFVFEHQFAIDLLTSQDGSDTVCLGVDTLNTETHEVVRFISKVTLLASGGAGHIYPNTTNPQVATGDGIAMAHRADAVISNMEFVQFHPTALADEGLPAKPKEARQNAFLITEAVRGDGGILYNMDMERFMPMYDERAELAPRDVVARSIDDQLKKRNEKYVLLDISHKPRDKILSHFPNIAAECLKHGLDITRQPIPVVPAAHYMCGGVRAGLQGETNVRGLYVAGEVACTGLHGANRLASNSLLEALVFARRAVQPSIDHMKSSRVDRGASYSWARPIMPKSLGKTVLNNISLKTREVRRELQSIMWKYVGIVRSTTRLEKAEMRIGELELEWETYLFQHGWEPTVVGLEACEMRNLFCCAKLVLSSALARHESRGLHYMVDYPHVEESLRLPTIIFPSSPVSSSWSSRQLHR; this comes from the exons GTGTCATGGGGTCTCTAAAGGCTTGCAGATTACCAAATCTAATTACTTCCAACCCCATATCAAGGGAGAGTGCAATCTACGCAGAACCGTGATCAGATCGTACCTGAGAGAGGGtcataataaatattttgattttgctGTTATTGGAAGTGGAGTTGCTGGCCTTCGTTATGCTCTTGAAGTTGCAAAACTTGGAACTGTTGCAGTAATAACCAAGGCTGAACCACACGAGAGCAACACCAACTATGCACAGGGTGGTGTGAGTGCTGTGCTATGCCCATCAGATTCAGTGGAGAGTCACATGCATGATACAATTGTTGCAGGCGCTTATCTATGTGATGAGGAGACTGTCCGA GTAGTATGTACAGAAGGACCTGAGAGAATCAGAGAATTGATTGCAATGGGTGCTTCATTTGATCATGGGGAGGATGGGAATTTGCACCTTGCAAGGGAGGGCGGACATTCTCATCGTGGGATTGTACATGCTGCGGATATGACTGGTCGGGAGATAGAGAGGGCTCTCTTAGAAGCAGTGCGGAAAGATCCTAATATCTTTGTGTTTGAGCATCAGTTTGCTATAGATTTGCTGACTTCTCAG GATGGTTCTGACACCGTTTGCCTTGGTGTTGATACTTTGAATACAGAAACACATGAG GTAGTGAGATTCATCTCGAAGGTAACCCTACTTGCATCAGGAGGAGCAGGACATATCTATCCCAATACTACCAATCCTCAG GTCGCAACTGGAGATGGAATTGCTATGGCTCACCGAGCTGATGCTGTAATTTCCAATATGGA GTTTGTGCAGTTCCACCCGACGGCTTTGGCTGATGAAGGACTTCCAGCTAAGCCGAAAGAGGCCCGGCAAAATGCCTTTTTGATAACTGAAGCTGTGAGAGGAGATGGAGGCATCCTCTACAACATGGACATGGAGAGGTTCATGCCTATGTATGatgagagggcagagcttgccCCAAGAGATGTCGTAGCAAGAAGCATAGATGATCAGCTCAAGAAGCGTAATGAGAAATATGTCCTTCTTGACATAAGTCACAAGCCCAGAGACAAAATTCTCTCCCACTTCCCCAACATAGCAGCAGAGTGTCTCAAGCACGGCTTAGACATAACCAGACAACCAATCCCCGTCGTTCCTGCAGCTCATTACATGTGTGGTGGAGTCCGTGCTGGGCTCCAAGGGGAAACCAACGTCAGAGGTCTCTATGTGGCTGGTGAAGTCGCCTGCACTGGCCTGCATGGAGCAAATCGCCTTGCTAGTAACTCGTTGCTTGAGGCCCTTGTCTTTGCAAGAAGGGCGGTTCAACCTTCAATCGACCACATGAAGAGCTCACGAGTTGATCGTGGAGCTTCATATTCTTGGGCCCGGCCTATAATGCCAAAATCACTCGGAAAGACAGTGCTGAACAACATCTCCCTCAAGACGAGGGAAGTGAGGAGAGAGCTTCAGTCGATAATGTGGAAGTACGTGGGAATTGTCAGATCAACGACGAGGCTGGAGAAAGCTGAGATGAGGATTGGAGAGCTGGAACTGGAATGGGAGACTTACCTATTCCAGCATGGCTGGGAACCTACAGTGGTGGGGCTGGAGGCATGTGAGATGAGGAACCTGTTTTGCTGTGCCAAACTCGTTTTAAGTAGCGCTCTAGCGCGCCATGAAAGTCGTGGCCTTCACTACATGGTCGACTACCCCCACGTCGAGGAAAGTTTGAGGCTGCCTACAATCATCTTCCCATCTTCACCTGTAAGCAGTTCATGGAGCTCAAGGCAACTTCACAGGTAA